CGGTCCCATACGCCTTGATATTTCGCCGGATGAGCGATATTATGCCTTGACATATTTATAGATAACCTTGCTTTATGCCTTGACATTTCTTTGGATAATGGTGTAATCCTTATTTGAAGGTGGTTTTCATGAACAGAAGAATTGATGTGGAATTTCAGAATTGGCACAGGCAGCCATCCAGAAAGCCATTGCTGGTCAGAGGGGCAAGACAGGTCGGCAAAACATACTCGGTCAGAGCCTTCGGGAGAGAATTCTCTTCTTTTGTGGAAGTCAATTTCGAGGAATTTCCACAGCTTGGAATCTTTTTTGAAAACGACCAAAATCCCAAAACAATCATCGAGAAATTGTCCCAGTATGTGGGGGAGGCCATCGTTCCCGGCAAGACCCTGCTGTTTTTAGACGAGATCCAGGCTTGTCCCAATGCGCTGCGGTCCCTTCGTTTTTTTTATGAACAGATGCCTGATTTGGCAGTCGTTTCGGCTGGTTCGCTGCTGGAATTCGCCTTGGCTGAAATCCCTTCCTTTGGTGTGGGGCGTATCTCATCCCTGTTCATGTACCCAATGAGCTTCTTTGAATTCCTGGATGCCGTTGGGGAAGGACTTCTGGGCGATGCCATTCGCCAGGCGGATTGGCATCAGCCGCTGGCCCAGCCCCTGCATCAGAAGGCGATGGCTTTGCTGAGGACGTACATGGTACTGGGGGGACTGCCCGAAGGGCTGGCTTATTATGCTGAGCATTCGGATGCACTTGGAGTTCAGAAGATTCTCGACGAATTGCTTGTCACCCTGATGGATGATTTTGCCAAATACAAAGGGAGAATATCCACGGACAGGATGGATGCGACCTTCAAGGCCATCACCCTTCAAATGGGTAGAAAGTTTTCGTTCAGTGCCGTGGGCGAGGGGTCGACGACAGGTTTTTCCACGGCTTTGGACTTACTCGTCAAGGCCGGACTGGCCATCAAGGTCTATCATTCCTCCTGTCGGGGTGTTCCTCTTGCCGCTCAGATAAAACCGAGCAGATTCAAAGTCTTGCCTCTTGACTGCGGCCTATACCAAAAGGTTATGCGCCTCGATTTGCAATCATATCTGGTCGGTAGGGATATCGATTTGGTCAACAAGGGCCCCCTGGCGGAGCTGTATGTTGGGTTGGCTCTGCTTTCGACATTTCCCAACCATGTTCGGCCGGAGCTACACTACTGGCATCGGGAGCAACGGGGCAGCAATGCGGAAGTTGATTATGTTTTTGAGCATAAGGGGCGTGCCTATCCCGTTGAGGTCAAGGCCTCAAAGCGTGGCGGAATGCAAAGCCTGCGGCTGTTTTTGGCGGAAAGAGGGCTTGATCATGGTATCCGTATCGCCGGAGAAGCCTTTGCAAGCTATGAAAAAATCCGGGTGGTCCCCCTTTATGCAGCAGAAAACCTGCGCATCCTCCTCGACAAGATAGAGGCGGATCGCTGATTTTCCTGAATTCAAAGCCTTGAGGCGGCCGGCTCAATGGCTTCGCTTGAGGTTCTTGCCGGCTAAAACGGCCTCACGAGCGAGTCCAGGAATGTTTTCATTCTGAGAAAGAACGTTCGGGAAAGCTCGCTGGTCTCGATCTCTCGGGCCTTGTCGATCAGCGAAGATCGGAGGTCGGAAACCTCGAGCCTGTCGATCTCAGTCCAGAGCTCTTTCCAGCGCCGAAATCCTGCCCTGATCTCAACGTCGTTCCAGACGAATCCGACGAAGCCGCGGGCATCATCACGATCCGACCAAAGGCCGCCAAACCAATCGAAATATTCCCGGGCGTAATCGATCCTCATCAGGTTATTGGAGTGCCAGATCGGAAGGACCTTGGGCTTTCGGCCCAAGACGAGCGGCAAGAGGTAAGGATTGGCGAAGAAAGCCGAGCGGAATCGCATCGCAGCATCCTCGAATTGTCCCGCCATGTAGGACGCCAGCCCCCAATTCAAAAGGAAGTGGGGATCCGGGATGTCCTCCGCGTAATGGCGCTCGAACCAGTCGAAGGCTTCGATGGCCCCTGGAAGGTCATCCTTCAAGAGATAGGTCGGAGCGACAAGATAGCGGACACCTTGGTTGTCGTTGGGATTCCGCGCCAGAAGGTCCTCAAACAGAGCGATGGCTTGCTCGTAGCGCCCCGTTGTGAGGTAGAGCAATCCCAGCCCGTGACGGGAACGCATATACGGCCGGGTCTCGAGTTCGCCCCACCAGCCAAAAGCATTCCTGGCTTCGGTTCCCAAGGATGCCTTGGCCTTCTCATAGGCCGTCAAATAGTGCTTTTCGGCGGCTGCCATGTCGCCCTTGGCCAGGGCCACTTCGGCAAGCCCGTTATAGGCGTCCGCCATTCCCGGATCAAGCGCGATGGCTTGGCTGAAACATCTCTTAGCCTCGCGGGCGTCAAAGGCCAGAATCTCCCAGCCGTCATAGACAAGCTCTTGAGCGGCGTCGAGCCTCTCTATCAAGGCTTTAGGAACGCCTTTTTCAACGACACGCTTGAGGGCGTGCGCCTTCTTATTGCGCTTCAAGTTTATCAAGCTGCATAGACAACCCGGCGTTGGCTGAGGATCTCGCTTTTGCGGATGGGATTGCGAAGCGCCTCCTTTTCCACGAGATCCACTTTTCGCCCGAATATCTCCTGAAGTTCATCGATCATATCGAAGAATTCAAACAATCCCCATGAGGTTCCGTCGTGGAAGGACACCAGGATGTCGACATCGCTTTCGGAATGACCGTCGTCTCTTATAGACGAGCCGAAAATTGAAAACTCCCGAACGCTCCACTTCAGGCAGAAATCGTGAATTTTGTCATAGGGGATTTCGATGCACATCTTTTCCTCAAATCCATTCTGATAATAAGGCGGCCGGCATCGGAAGTCAACTTGGGTTTGCGGGAATCATCCATTTACCAACGGCAACAGGCGGGCAGCGGTCGTCGTCGCGACTGAATTGGGCCTTAAATGCCTTCTTTGGCGCGGCATTCATTGCTTGATGCGCGCTAATCAGGGAATATGACAAGCATGGATCGGAACCGGTTCGGCAGGTTAGGCTGGGGGCTGAATTCCTTGGAGTTCTCGTTTGGCGAGGACGGCGTGGCGGACGGCTTCCGGGCCACCGGAGGGCGGGTCCGGAACCTGGGATTTGTCGAGCTTCTTCAGATACTTGAGGCTTGTTTTGCTGAGAAAGACAGGCATGCGTTCAGAGACCGAGGGACTTCTTGGCGTCTTCCAGGGAGATGAACTCATCGGTCTCGAGGATCCGAAGGACCCTTCGGGCGTCTTTCTCCGACAACAGAAGTTCAGTCTTCACATCGATGTTTGCGGACAGCCATTCGCGAAGGGCGTCGCGGACGATCCCGGAAAGACTCTTCTTCTTCACGAAGGCGACGACTCGTGCTTTGTCGTAGAGGTCGGCCTCGAGAATAACATTGACCCTTTTCATGGGCTTCTTTTCCATACATGCATCATTACACATCTACACATATATTGCAAGATTTTCTATATTCTGGCCGCGGATTCCGGTTCAAAACGGCCATAGCGATGTCCCCTGGCTGACTACGGAAAACGGTAAGGCGATCGAGTACGAGGCCGTATTTTACAGAACGCCGGCTTATTCGGTCCGGGAGTATGATGACGCCGATTAGAGAGATCGTCCGCCTGCCCGAATTCGAACAGGACATGAAAAGGCTCTAATATGCCGGCTTTGAGGAAAAAGATCGAATCGAACTTATAGAGATTTTCTATAAGGGAGATAAAGAAAACGAAGACAGAGAGAGAATTCTTACGCGCTTCAGCCGGACTTCTGCCTGCTCAGGCGGAAGCGCTTGACGTCCAGGAACTCGTCCTCGGTGCGGAAGACGCCGTAGCCTTTGTCGCCGCGGACGAGCATCAGGTTCCGGGGCACCCGGACCTGCCTCAGGTAGATGCCCTCGGGCGTGAAGACGTCATAGGCGAACTCCTCGTCTCCCTTCTCGACGTACTGCTGCAACCACAGGTTCCCTTCCTCGTCGAAGAATTTCCGCCAGTCGGAGAAGGCCGGGTAGAATTCGGGGTGGGCGCCGTCCGGCTTATAGTGAGGATGCCGGATCGGCGTGAAATCCCGGCCGAACCGGAAGAGAAGGTTCCATTCCGGGTCATAGACGTCGAGCCGGTAATCCTTGTTGTAGCCGAGATAGACACGATCATCTGGACCGACGAGCCAGGAGGTGCGGTAGGACTCGCGCGAAGAAAAGCTCTGGCTGCTGAGCCCTTCTCCCGATTTCTCGACTTTTCTCAACATGGTGACGTCCGGATACTCGCCGAGCTTGGTCGTCTCCTGCCCTTTCTCATCCGTCCTGATCAGGGCCATCCGATTCTGGATCAGTTGAAAATCCCCGCCGATCTCCCCGGCGTCCGGCGCCAGCATCTGCGAGGAATAGACCCGGTTCGAGCGGTCGACGGCCAGGCCGCTGCAGAAGCCGGTCACAGTGAAGCTAGAAATGAAGTTTCCCGCAATGTCCAGGAGGGAGATCCGTCGTTGGCGCCCGGAGAGCAGGAAGATCCGTCCGTCGGCTGACAGGATGAAATCCGCTGGAATATCGAATTCCCCCGGCCCCTGGCCCTTTCGGCCGATCGTCCGGAGCAGCCTGCCGTCCGGACCGAATACCTTGATGTCGACGTCGCCCCAATCCAGGACGTAAACGTTTCCCTGGGCGTCGACCTCGAGGCTGTACGGCCGGTTAAGAACGGATTCCGTCCCTTCTCCCTCCCCTCCCATGACCAGCTCTTCTTCGAGCGCGTAATGGACCACCCCTTCTTTGGGGAAGGCGGGATTGAGGATCGTCCTGACCCCGTCGACGACCTCGATCTTCACCGGATAATCCCCGGCTCCGGCGGTTTCCTCCCTGTCCTTTGACCCGCAGGCCTGGAAGACGGCGATGACGGCCAAAGCGACGACGACCGTGGCGGCCTTTTCAACGGTTTTTCTCATTTGAACCTCCCTGATGGCCGGCAACCCCGGCCGGGCTAGCCACTCAACAATCTATTATAAACCCATCATGCAATTATTATGAACGGCTTCCTGTCCGTGTACGAGGGGCGACTTGAGTCGCGGGACGCGCGGCTTGCGCCCGTCCTGTCACGACATGCGCCCGGAGGGGTGGGGCGAATGGTTCGTCACCAAGTTGGTTTTCTCTCGGAGCCGGGATATCCTATCCGTTCAATTGTTATTTTTTGAGTTCTTCAAGGGTGAGATATTCCCCTCGCTCGATTTCTTTGATGGCGGCTTCGATCTTGGTCCATTCCCAGGCACTCGCCTTCACGCTTGGCAGCTCCTCCTTGATAAGCTTCCGGATGAACTCCCTGATCTTTCCGGTCTTGCTGTATCCTTTCTCTTTGCAGATCGTATCGAAAGCCACATATTCCTCATAAGAAAGACGTAAACACAAATTTTTATTCTCACTCATCACCGCTCCTCAAACACTTGATATGTTAGTGGCATTAATATGCATTAATAATAATGCAAAATAAGGCTTTTGTCAATCCATTTTGACATTGCCCGAGAGAGGATGAAATTCGTCACCAGGGCTGTGCGGAGGCACCGGAGCATAAGTCAATGACCATGAAAATTAGTTGCTTGATGCGGGATTTTCATTGAATATGACAAGCATGGACCGAAACCGGTTCGACCTGTTTGGCTGGGGGCTGAATTCGGTGGAGTTCTCGTTTGGCGAGGACGGTGTTGCGGACGGCTTCCGGGCCACCGGAGGGCGGGTCCGTAATCTCCGGTTTTATAGGGTGGAGGAGAGAGGGGGAGAATCCGGTGCTGCGGGAAATATCACATTTTATCGATTAAAAAATGAAAATATTTCACATTTATTTGATATAAAACTTGATAAATTTCACATAAATCGTTATCTTATTGACATGAAAAGAGATCTATACGCCAGACTTCTTGCTTGGAGGCGACAGGAGGGGCGGAAACCCCTTCTCCTCCGGGGCGCTCGACAGGTCGGGAAGACTTATCTTCTCAAGCAATTCGGCCGGAACGAATTCGAAAATACGGTCTATCTGAATTTCGAACAAAACCGGGCGCTCGGGGAGCTTTTTTCGGGAAAGCTCGACCCTCGGCAGATCATCGAAAAACTCTCCCTGTATTTCGGCGTTGAAATCCGGCCCGAGGCCGTGCTGATCATCTTCGATGAGGTTCAAGAGTGTGCTGAGGCTCTCGGCAGCCTGAAATATTTCCAGGAGGAGATTCCTGAGTATGTCCTGGTTGCCGCCGGATCGCTTCTGGGTTTGAGTCTCAACAGGCCGACGGCGTTTCCCGTCGGCAAGGTCACGTTTCTCGATCTCCATCCGATGAGTTTCGGCGAATTTCTCGAGGCGACGGGGAAGTCCGGTCTTCGCCGACTGATCGCTCATAAACCCGACTTCGAGCCTCTGGAATCCGTCTTCCACGACGAACTCATGGACCTTCTGAAAAAATATTATTACGTGGGCGGGATGCCGGAAGCCGTATCAAGGTTTGCGGCCGGAGGAAATATGCGGGAAGTTCGGGCGGTTCAAGCCGATATCCTCGAAGCTCACAAACACGATTTTCGAAAACACACGGGGAAATCCGAAGCCGTTCGGCTGGCCAGGGTTTGGGACTCCGTCCCGGCCCAGCTTGCCAGGGAAAATAAAAAATGGCGGTTTTCCGAGGTTGCCAAACACGCCCGGGCCCGCGATTATGCCGACACCGTGGAATGGCTGGCTTTGGCAGGGCTCGTCCTGCGGTGTCATCGCGCGAGAGCGCCGCGGGTGCCCCTCGCAGGCTATTGCGACGAGGGCGCCTACAAGCTTTATCTTCTCGATGTGGGGCTGCTTGGGGCGCGGTTGGGATTGAGCGAGAGGACGATCGTTTCCGGAAACGATCTTTTCGTTGAATATCACGGCGCTTTCGCTGAAAATTTCGTCGCCCAGGAATTGACCGCGTCGCGGAGCACGGTTTGGGAAAGGGCGGAGAGTAGCGGGCCGGCGGGGAGGGAGGGATTGTTCTACTGGGTCAGCAACGGCCTCGCCGAGGTCGATTTTCTTGTCGAAGAGGAAGAGAAAATCTATCCTCTTGAGGTCAAAGCGGGAGCGAGCGCCAAAAAGAAAAGTCTCCTCGTCTATGGGGGCAAGTTCGCGCCGCCGGCATTATCGAGGGCGACGGCGATGAATTTCAAGAAGGACGGCCTGATATTCAATTATCCGCTCTACGCCGTCTCGCGTTTTCCGACATTGGCCAGGCGTTAAAAAGGCTGGTATCGAAGCTTATGTCCTGGATGAGCCAGCGGAAAAACTCTTCCCTGCGGACAGAAGCCGGTTCGGCAGGTTCGGCTGGGGGCTGAATTCCCTGGAATTCTCGTTTGGCGAGGGCGGCGTGGCGGACGGCTTCCGGGCCACCGGAGGGCGGGTCCGGAATCTCTGGTTCCTTAGGGTGGAGGAGTGGAGCGGAGGCGGGAGGAGGCTTGAATGAAGACAATTCGTGTGATGTATTTCGTGTTTCTGGCGGCGGCCCTTGCCTCCGCCGCCTGCGGACGGGGAGGCAGGGAATCCGCGCCCGAACACGTCCGGACGGAAATCCACGAAGGAGTCGTTTTCGTGCACAACGGCGCGGTCCCTGTTCATCCGGAGAAGACGGTCCGTTTCGAAAAGGAAATCGATTTCGGCGGCTCCGAGGGAGAACCGGGGGAGGTTTACAGGCCGGGCCCGTTTACCGTGGATGAGGCCGGGCGGGTTTATATCGTCGATCGTTCGGACCAGTCGATCAAGATATTCGAGTCCGACGGTTCGTTCGCCCGCAAGTTCGGACGGTCGGGGCAGGGTCCCGGCGAATTCCAGTCGATCTCCCATCTGGCCGTCCGTCCCGACGGGCGGATCCTGGTCCTGGACGCCCAGGCGAGGAGAACGACGATTCTCGAACCTACGGGCGAATTCGTTTCCAGCCACCCCTGGACGGCTTCGATGGGCACACTGCTTGTATTGTCCGATGTCTATATTGTCCTGGAATCTGCACGAACGGATTCCGAAACCGAAATCCGAGTCAAAACCTATGATTATGAAGGACGGGAAATCCGGAACTGGGGGAAATTCGTCGCTCCCGCGTTCAGATCGGTTACCCGAAAAATGGGTGAAAGCATGGTAACGGTGGGAATCTCCGTTCCCTACTCCCCCCGGTCGGTTTTCGCGGGAGACCCCTCGGGCCGTCGGCTTTATCA
This genomic stretch from Acidobacteriota bacterium harbors:
- a CDS encoding AAA family ATPase, whose amino-acid sequence is MNRRIDVEFQNWHRQPSRKPLLVRGARQVGKTYSVRAFGREFSSFVEVNFEEFPQLGIFFENDQNPKTIIEKLSQYVGEAIVPGKTLLFLDEIQACPNALRSLRFFYEQMPDLAVVSAGSLLEFALAEIPSFGVGRISSLFMYPMSFFEFLDAVGEGLLGDAIRQADWHQPLAQPLHQKAMALLRTYMVLGGLPEGLAYYAEHSDALGVQKILDELLVTLMDDFAKYKGRISTDRMDATFKAITLQMGRKFSFSAVGEGSTTGFSTALDLLVKAGLAIKVYHSSCRGVPLAAQIKPSRFKVLPLDCGLYQKVMRLDLQSYLVGRDIDLVNKGPLAELYVGLALLSTFPNHVRPELHYWHREQRGSNAEVDYVFEHKGRAYPVEVKASKRGGMQSLRLFLAERGLDHGIRIAGEAFASYEKIRVVPLYAAENLRILLDKIEADR
- a CDS encoding 6-bladed beta-propeller: MRKTVEKAATVVVALAVIAVFQACGSKDREETAGAGDYPVKIEVVDGVRTILNPAFPKEGVVHYALEEELVMGGEGEGTESVLNRPYSLEVDAQGNVYVLDWGDVDIKVFGPDGRLLRTIGRKGQGPGEFDIPADFILSADGRIFLLSGRQRRISLLDIAGNFISSFTVTGFCSGLAVDRSNRVYSSQMLAPDAGEIGGDFQLIQNRMALIRTDEKGQETTKLGEYPDVTMLRKVEKSGEGLSSQSFSSRESYRTSWLVGPDDRVYLGYNKDYRLDVYDPEWNLLFRFGRDFTPIRHPHYKPDGAHPEFYPAFSDWRKFFDEEGNLWLQQYVEKGDEEFAYDVFTPEGIYLRQVRVPRNLMLVRGDKGYGVFRTEDEFLDVKRFRLSRQKSG
- a CDS encoding ATP-binding protein, producing MKRDLYARLLAWRRQEGRKPLLLRGARQVGKTYLLKQFGRNEFENTVYLNFEQNRALGELFSGKLDPRQIIEKLSLYFGVEIRPEAVLIIFDEVQECAEALGSLKYFQEEIPEYVLVAAGSLLGLSLNRPTAFPVGKVTFLDLHPMSFGEFLEATGKSGLRRLIAHKPDFEPLESVFHDELMDLLKKYYYVGGMPEAVSRFAAGGNMREVRAVQADILEAHKHDFRKHTGKSEAVRLARVWDSVPAQLARENKKWRFSEVAKHARARDYADTVEWLALAGLVLRCHRARAPRVPLAGYCDEGAYKLYLLDVGLLGARLGLSERTIVSGNDLFVEYHGAFAENFVAQELTASRSTVWERAESSGPAGREGLFYWVSNGLAEVDFLVEEEEKIYPLEVKAGASAKKKSLLVYGGKFAPPALSRATAMNFKKDGLIFNYPLYAVSRFPTLARR
- a CDS encoding 6-bladed beta-propeller, encoding MKTIRVMYFVFLAAALASAACGRGGRESAPEHVRTEIHEGVVFVHNGAVPVHPEKTVRFEKEIDFGGSEGEPGEVYRPGPFTVDEAGRVYIVDRSDQSIKIFESDGSFARKFGRSGQGPGEFQSISHLAVRPDGRILVLDAQARRTTILEPTGEFVSSHPWTASMGTLLVLSDVYIVLESARTDSETEIRVKTYDYEGREIRNWGKFVAPAFRSVTRKMGESMVTVGISVPYSPRSVFAGDPSGRRLYHCLNDAYVIEVYDDGGKLIRKIHRSYELLPVTEKDKTDYLKRFDSSPQARELREGMPFPQVKTVTENMFADDRGFLWVATPVSRTEGDPKLTAFDIFDEEGIYDARVWLDKVPGRVFSGNRMYRLDEDPESGLSCVARYAVIWDELEFRDLDMTF
- a CDS encoding nucleotidyltransferase family protein: MCIEIPYDKIHDFCLKWSVREFSIFGSSIRDDGHSESDVDILVSFHDGTSWGLFEFFDMIDELQEIFGRKVDLVEKEALRNPIRKSEILSQRRVVYAA
- a CDS encoding tetratricopeptide repeat protein, encoding MKRNKKAHALKRVVEKGVPKALIERLDAAQELVYDGWEILAFDAREAKRCFSQAIALDPGMADAYNGLAEVALAKGDMAAAEKHYLTAYEKAKASLGTEARNAFGWWGELETRPYMRSRHGLGLLYLTTGRYEQAIALFEDLLARNPNDNQGVRYLVAPTYLLKDDLPGAIEAFDWFERHYAEDIPDPHFLLNWGLASYMAGQFEDAAMRFRSAFFANPYLLPLVLGRKPKVLPIWHSNNLMRIDYAREYFDWFGGLWSDRDDARGFVGFVWNDVEIRAGFRRWKELWTEIDRLEVSDLRSSLIDKAREIETSELSRTFFLRMKTFLDSLVRPF